The DNA region GAACGCTACGAGTTTGCCACGCTGGTGCGCTGCAGCCCGGTGACCGGCCGTACCCACCAGATCCGCGTGCATACGCAGTTTGCAGGGCACCCCATCGCCTTTGATGACCGCTATGGCGACCGCGAGTTTGATAAGCAGCTGGCGGGAACGGGCCTGTCGCGTCTGTTCCTGCATGCGGCAGCGCTGAAGTTTACCCATCCTAATACGGGCGAAGTCATCCGTATTGAAGCGCCGCTGGATGAGCAACTGAAACGCTGTCTGAAGGTTTTGCGCGGCTGATTTTGCCCGGCGGCGCTGCGCTTGCATGGGCCTACGGTTTTGTAGGCCGGGTAAGCGCAGCGCCACCCGGCGAAGGTCACACCGTCAGCGGATTACACTCTTCTCTGCGCAACATCTGGCAGAGTGCAATCAGCGGTAACCCCACCAGCGTATTCGGATCGCGACCGTCCAGCTTGTCGAACAGCGCAATTCCCAATCCTTCACTTTTAAAGCTCCCCGCGCAGTTCAGCGGCCGCTCCCGGCGCACGTAATCCATAATCTCTTGCTCGCTGAGGTGGCGGAAGTGTACGTCGAACGGCTCACATTCGGTTTGCAGATGGCCTGAGGCGGAGTTATAGAGGGCAAGGCCGGTATAAAAGGTCACGATAGTGCCTCGCGCACGCATCAGCTGCTGGCAGGCGTTCTCCTCCGTATGGGGCTTGCCGGTGATTTCGCCGTCCAGCACGCAAACCTGATCGGAGCCTATAATCAAATGTGAAGGATAGCGTGTGGCCAGCGACTGCGCTTTCTCCTTTGCAAGACGCGTCACCAGATGACGCGGTGATTCACCCGGCTGTGGCGTCTCATCCACCTCTGGCGCGGCGCATTCAAACGGGATCCCAAGCTTTTCCAGCAGCATTCGGCGGTAGGGAGACGTGGAAGCAAGGACGAGATTTGGCATATTTTTATCACCAGATATAGCGTATCGATGCCAGCCATTTTAAACTACAGGCCGCAATGTGTGCGAATAATTGGCAAAAGGCAGCTCTGGTTGCCTTTTTCTTTGACTCTATGACGTTACAAAGTTAATATGCGCGCCCTATGCAAAAGGTAAAATTACCCCTGACTCTTGATCCGGTTCGTACGGCTCAAAAACGCCTCGATTACGAAGGTATCTATACTTCCGATCAGGCCGAGCGTATTGCCGAATCCGTAGTCAGTGTGGACAGTGATGTAGAATGCTCCATGTCGTTCGCTATCGACAACCAGCGTCTCGCCGTTTTAACCGGTGATGCAAAGGTGACGGTAACGCTCGAGTGTCAGCGTTGCGGGAAACCGTTTGTACAGCATGTTCACACAACGTATTGTTTTAGTCCGGTTCGTTCTGACGAACAGGCTGAAGCACTCCCGGAAGCGTATGAGCCGATTGAGGTTAACGAATTCGGTGAAATCGATCTTCTGGCTCTGGTTGAAGATGAAATCATCCTCACCTTGCCAGTGGTTCCGGTGCATGATTCTGAACACTGTGAAGTGTCCGAGGCGGACATGGTCTTTGGGGAACTGCCTGATGAAGCGCAAAAACCAAACCCATTTGCCGTATTAGCCAGCTTAAAGCGTAAGTAATTGAGGAGTAAGGTCCATGGCCGTACAACAGAATAAACCAACCCGTTCCAAACGTGGCATGCGTCGTTCCCATGACGCGCTGACT from Enterobacter chengduensis includes:
- the yceD gene encoding 23S rRNA accumulation protein YceD, which translates into the protein MQKVKLPLTLDPVRTAQKRLDYEGIYTSDQAERIAESVVSVDSDVECSMSFAIDNQRLAVLTGDAKVTVTLECQRCGKPFVQHVHTTYCFSPVRSDEQAEALPEAYEPIEVNEFGEIDLLALVEDEIILTLPVVPVHDSEHCEVSEADMVFGELPDEAQKPNPFAVLASLKRK
- a CDS encoding Maf family protein — its product is MPNLVLASTSPYRRMLLEKLGIPFECAAPEVDETPQPGESPRHLVTRLAKEKAQSLATRYPSHLIIGSDQVCVLDGEITGKPHTEENACQQLMRARGTIVTFYTGLALYNSASGHLQTECEPFDVHFRHLSEQEIMDYVRRERPLNCAGSFKSEGLGIALFDKLDGRDPNTLVGLPLIALCQMLRREECNPLTV